The sequence below is a genomic window from Gopherus evgoodei ecotype Sinaloan lineage chromosome 9, rGopEvg1_v1.p, whole genome shotgun sequence.
CcgcgggcagggtgggggaggggcggtgtcacggcgTTCAGGATCCCctcgggcagggtgggggaggggcggtgtcacggcgTTCAGGGTCCCCCTCAGGCGGGGTGGGCGAGAGGGGGTGTCTCGGCGTTCAGGGCCCCctcgggcagggtgggggaggggcggtgtcCCGGCGTTCAGGGTCCCctcgggcagggtgggggaggggcggtgtcacggcgTTCAGGGTCCCCCtcaggcggggtgggggagagggggtgtcacGGCGTTCAGGGTCCCCCTCagccggggtgggggagagggggtgtcacGGCGTTCAGGGTCCCcgcgggcagggtgggggaggggcggtgtcacggcgTTCAGGATCCCctcgggcagggtgggggaggggcggtgtcacggcgTTCAGGGTCCCCCTCAGGCGGGGTGGGCGAGAGGGGGTGTCTCGGCGTTCAGGGCCCCctcgggcagggtgggggaggggcggtgtcacggcgTTCAGGGTCCCctcgggcagggtgggggaggggcggtgtcacggcgTTCAGGGTCCCCCtcaggcggggtgggggaggggcggtgtcacggcgTTCAGAGTCCCCctcgggcagggtgggggaggggcggtgtcacggcgTTCAGGGTCCCCCTCAGGCGGGGTGGGCGAGAGGGGGTGTCACGGCGTTCAGGGTCCCCTCGGGCAGTGTGGGAGCGGGGCGGTGTCACGGCGTTCAGGGTCCCctcgggcagggtgggggaggggcggtgtcacggcgTTCAGGGTCCCCCCGGCCGGATCTCAGCCCGGAACCGCGGCGCCGGGGCTCCCCTTTGCGGAAGTGCGCGGGGGCGGCTCTCGCTCCGGAGCCCGCCGGTGCCGCGCTGTAACCCTTCCGGGCGGCCCCAGGCCGGGCCATGGAGTGAGGCCGGGCGCGCGGGCCGGGCCAGCCGCGAGCgaccttctcttcccccctcctctccggAGACGCCGCCGCCGCCGGGCCCAGCCGCGGCCTGAGGCCTCCGCGCCGGGGTAGCAGCAGCGcggccccctccccccgcgggGCGATGCGGGCGCGGCGCTGCCCGCCCGCCCAGTGAGTCccgcgcccggcccggcccgccggCCCCATGAGGGAGTACAAGGTGGTGGTGTTGGGCAGCGGCGGCGTGGGCAAGTCCGCCCTGACCGTGCAGTTCGTCACGGGCACCTTCATCGAGAAGTACGACCCCACCATCGAGGACTTCTACCGCAAGGAGATCGAGGTGGACTCGTCCCCGTCGGTGCTGGAGATCCTGGACACCGCCGGCACCGAGCAGTTCGCCTCCATGCGGGACCTCTACATCAAGAACGGGCAGGGCTTCATCCTGGTCTACAGCCTGGTCAACCAGCAGAGCTTCCAGGTACCCGCAGCCCGGCTCCCCCGCTGCTGCCCGAGCTCAGGCCCCCGCCAGAGAACCGCCTCTGCTGCCCGAGCGAGAACCGCCTGGCCGGCGCCGGGGGAGGGGGTGTGCGCTAGCCAAGAGCCGGGCCAGACCCTAATCAGCGTCCTGAGCCTAATTCTGTATTTTGAAAGGGCTGTTGTCGGGTTACACCACAGAACGGGCTGTTTTACTCCTAGCAAAACCCAGTTTGTAGAACATTAGCAGGGCCCTGcgcggtcagaccaaaggtccatccagcccagtgccccgtctgccaacagtggccggtgccagtgccccagagggaatgaacagaacagggaatcaccaagtgatccatcctctgtcgctcaTTCCCGGATTTGTAGTATTAATATCAAAAGCACCTTAAGAGGGAGGTACCTTTTTGCTGACTGTATAGACAAGGAAAACTACCAAGcactagaacaggagtacttgtggcaccttttagagagtaacaaatttatttgagcataagctttcatgggctacagccctgttcatcggatgcatagaatggaacatatagcaaggagatatagatatagatatagatatagatatatacacacacacacacacagagaacatgagaagGTGGGGGTTGTCCTACCCACTCTAAGAGACTAATTAATTATGATGAGCTATAATaagcaggagaggggaaaaaaacttttgaagtgataatcaagatagcccatttcagacaCTTTGACaacaaggtgtgaggatacttaacatggagaaatagattcagtgtgtgtaatggctcttccattcccagtctctattcagacTTGAGTTGATGGTGTCTAACTTGCAGATTAAtacaagttcagcagtttcttgttggagtctgaaACCTACCAAGCACTAGCAGGATGCTACAATACTCGAGTTGCAAAACTATTCCCATTGGACTCTAGTAAATAAAACACTTGTTTTAAGTCATCATTAAAAAGAAATGCTTGTAAATCCCAAATTTGGGGTTAGATTTGACCTGTTGTGTCCTTTTAAACACTGCTCTTTAAAAAGCAATATTTTGCTAGTTAGTCTCATAAGGCCGAGGTAGGCTGCCTGTTTTCTGAACTGAACTTACTACTTTATAACTTGTGAATCTTGCTAATAAACCTGGCTATTTTCTTTCTGTATATAACAAACTGCTATCCAGTGTAAGTCTGATGCTCACACTGTGTGAGTGGTGTGTTCATGAGAACCACAGGTCACGtgtcaaaatgaaattcaacccACAAACTTGCATTGCAAAAACTGACAAGAAGCAAAAAATCCTGCAACCTGTAACCGGCCTAAACTGCTTCTGGTAATAAGCAGCTTGTATCTGTGGGAAATGACAGGACTTGGCAACAGGGATTTGGAACTTGTTTGTTGGCTTCAATTAGGTTGCTTGTGCTGGGTGTAGTCCAGCTTCTTGGCAAAACCTTTTACACCCCCACTAAGGCAGAATGTTTCTGTTGAAGGCTGAACATTATCTTAGATGAGGGTACATACCTAGATAAATTGTATCCAAGTTAGGGATTTATTTTCCTTGCAAAAGAACTACAGTCCTCATGCTGGGATGTTTCTCTCCTGCCTATGGTCAGGAATTGGGAGGCTTTCCCTCAAGAATTGAGGCATGtagttaagaaaaaaatctaaGAGTGGATGAATATATTCTACTTCAGttgcttgttttttttcttctttagcaCATTTAATCAAAACAGTGTGGATGTAAATCTCCCTGTGAAGTTCCATTATCAGTGGCAGATTCAAGCACTTAATTGCTTCTCTCTTAGAACCTTGCAAGAAATTGCAAACTTTTATTTACTGTAACAAgttaaaaccttaaatcagaggtgGAGGAGAAAGTGGATCTAAACTTTCAAGAGTATGATATATAAATGTCCCTTCCTTTTTTATCTTTGGGAAGATTATAGGAATATTGGGTTTCACAGACTATTAAATTATGTCTTTATTGTATCTAAATTTGTCATTTAGGCATAACCGAGTGTATTCACAGGGAACACTTTTAGGCATGCTACTCCTACGCGGGAGAAGCTAGTGAGTTAACAATTTAATTAACTTTCACAGGCAATAGGCTGGCCACAAGTTTCTCATCTATTTAAGTGATCACAGAACCTGGATGCATAATGTAGACTTCAGTTTCTGTCATGAGTTTAAAGACTAACTTCTCTTTTTGTAGCAAATCCTGCTGAGGACCAGAAAATTGATTCAGTTCAAAACTATAAGTTAATTTATACAAACTCTGCCTTTATCTCAACTAGAGCTGGGCAAGAAAACTGGTCACCTGGCCcatgaaaatgtttgagatttcAGTTTTTCCAGTTCTTCATCAGAATGAAACTGAGaccttttgaaactttgcacagAAAATTACACCCACTCTAGGGAGTTCACCTGGGATGGTGATTGCCATAACCACAAGGTTATTCTCAGTGTGGCTGGAAATTGCTTCCTGGACCTAAAAAACCATCTCAACAAGTTCTggtttgacaaatcagcattttccagtggaaaactgtTTGTCAGTTCCTGACTGGCTCTAACCCTAACCAAAAGGTTTTCTGGGAAATGAGAGGTAATTTTACATTGCAGTAGTGCACTTTCTAAACACATAGGAAGTGCCATGTACCCTGAAGAATGTGCATTATAGATGGAGGATAAATTTCTGAATTTTAGACACACCCTAATCTAAATCCAAGGTATCCATATAGGAATTTTTCATAAGCTGCTATGTTTATTTTCAGTTACACATAAGATCTATAGGTTTGTTAAAACACTTGTTTTTACAGTGATCTGTTTCCTGGAACCAGTGTTAACTTTTACAGCAATCAGCTgtaattactattttaaaaaatgattagtaCTAAAAGTGTATTAACCAGTTGGATTGTTTAATCAGGACATCAAGCCAATGAGGGACCAGATTGTCCGAGTGAAGAGATATGAAAAAGTTCCTCTAATCCTAGTGGGGAATAAAGTGGATCTGGAATCCGAGAGGGAGGTCTTATCTGCAGAAGGCAGAGCTTTGGCTCAGGAGTGGGGCTGTCCATTCATGGAAACATCAGCCAAGAGTAAAACCATGGTGGATGAACTGTTTGCTGAGATCGTCAGGCAAATGAACTATGCGTCTCTGCCTGAAAAACAAGATCAGTGTTGTACAACTTGCATCGTCCAGtgagaaaaaataaagaaaaacctcAATCATGGCCATACAGAGCAGGTGGGTTGAACACATAATTAATTGATGTGGTTAACTGCTGTGTTTAAATGAGCAGATTAAGCTGCCACAAGCACTCCAAAATTAGTTGGTCTAACCTTGAAATGTCTTGCAACCATTACTGAGAGAAAGTTTGTGGCCCCAACAGCACAAGTACTTAATGTGTTAAAAATAGGCACCTTTATGTGAAATAACCTCTGTATGTTAGATCAGTATGCTTAACCAGGGGTTACTGCCTCTATCTGAAATATCCTGAGTATGAATACTAGTTAGGCACTTACAGCATAAAAGGAGGCCTGAATTCCTATGCACCTACTGACAGTATTTTACATTTAAGAATATATGTGGGAGCCTTGCATTCTAGCTGAACAAAACTGAAAAGATGGAATTGTGTGGAGGGGTTTCTCCTTGCTGGCTGCCTGACCCTCacctcagaagtggctgcatttcagcagtcaGAACATCACACTTGATTTGTCGTCACTGGGTTTGTGCACTCTTCAGTCTGTCAGTGCTGTCTCAGTGCCCCAGAAGAGAGAATTCCAATTTGCAGGGCTGTCTCTTCTGAAGGGAGGCAGAGCTCTGCCTCTTTCAGACCTCTGCTGGTCTGTGGGAGCAGAGGTGCTTGAAACTCCTCCCTCCCGCAGTGACTCTGTGCACAGGTGTGGTTGGAAGAGTGCAGTGAGTTCAACAGGGCCTTTATCTTTCTGCTTCTCCCAACCCCCTTCCTCCCATTTCCCCCTCTGCAGGGATAAAAGCTCTCTTGCAAGATTATGGTTAGCCTTCAGTGACCATGGCTCACAATCTCCCTCTCTAGCACTGCTGCCTGTATATATAGAGGCAGGCAACAGTGTTATAAGGAGTATCTCTGTTTTTCTCATGGCAGCTGTAACTCAGCAACCTTGTAGGAAAGGGGTGAGGACATAATCCCTGTGAAAGTTCGCTTAGCCAAAGAGTCTCTTTTATAGGAGAATGACCTGTGAGGATGAATAGGATAATATTGTACTTGAAGTTGTGGTTTGTTTGACCACCTCAACATCAAGAGTATGGGCACAGGGAATTCTTCATTAATATCCATTACATCGGTGGTTCTTAACCTGAggtgcatgcaccccctgggggtgCGAAACGTGCCAGTTTTTTTAGAAGATAAATaatcgaaaacacaaattaaacacAGGCACATAaatacaactactttgtttcatcaaacctatgtatttattaacattatacatgttttaatgattactgtaatatacaaacaaaaatatatctagTTTTAAGGGGCGTAAGAACAACATATTTTTTAGGTTTAAGAAGtacaagaacatattttgagaaccaaagggttGCACGCTGCAGtgaaggttaagaaccactgcattacATGTATAAAGCATGTTGTGAGTGTGTAATGTGATGTCTGTCTTAGATACCTTTGTGGTCCCCACTGTTTAGTATCACGATCTTTAATGTACTTCTATcctcaacactcctgtgaggtggggaagTTTCActgtccccatttcacagatgagcaactgaggcactgagagactgACTTGCTCACAGTTACATTGGAAGTCTAGTGGAGCAGAAAATTGAACCCAGGTGCCAGGTTAGTACCCTGACCACTGGACTGACAGAGCAGAATTGAATAGAGAATCTACAGAATGCTACCTTTGATTTTGACTCAAAATGCTGCTGGGTTAGTCTCATTTTGAGTAAAACAAACCAGATGGTTCAGCTAGTCTTGTGACTACTTCCCATATGAGTTCCAGGCAATGAACCCTCAGCTATAGTTGTCAGGATGACGTGATTGGCTTTACTTTGCATGCCATTGTCATGTTCTGGTGTGGCAAGTCAGAAATGCATATCACATCAGAACATGCCAATGTTCTAGGCATCTAGGCCAGCACAGATGCTTCAGGAGATTGTTCATGAAACTTCATAGTGGATGCTTAGAGAATCTTCCTAATCTCATCAATCAGTTGTTGGCTTGTCCCCTAAAACATCAggatttctgattttaaaaaaacctgcaaaaCCATAGCTAATGAGAACAGCCACAGTATTCGCTTTATAGATGTCTTCCTTTGAATCCTACTAAGTTCTTGACCTCGATACCTAGAGGCAATGAATTCTGATGGCTAATCTTGCTCCATTTCATTTCTTATCTCTAAACATTCCCAATGTTCAAtctctctcctcatggaagcTTTTCTGTGCCTCTTAATTTTTTGCATCCTCCATTTCCAGATTCCTTTTAAATCCTGCCGTCTCTCTCTCCTGAGGCAGGGCAACCAGATCTAAACATCATATTGAAGGTGACGCTGTACTATTGGCTTACATAATgccattataatattttctattgCAGGAGTTCCCATGCATTTTTCAGTCTGAACCACCTGTCCTCTTGATCTTGTCTGTTTGCAATTACAGTATTTCTCAGGAAGCTATTGGTATTCCTTGCAAAGGGGCAGGTGATAATTGCCCCACACAAGCAATCTCTCCAGCTCTGGCAAAGCAAAGTTCTCATCTTTCCCTAGTCTCCCATTGTCTTTTTAATATTCATGGACCCTTCATGTCCCGATCCAATCCTCCCTTTGCTCTGGtgccttcttccctctcccctaccATCTCCATTCACGGGCTCTTCTTGGACTCCATGGTCTCACCTGTTGCTCAAGCTCTTGGATCCTTTCTGCATCCCTGGCTCCCACCACCTGGCCCTTGTCTCCTGGTTCCTAGGGTCCAGTATCTCCTTGGCCTAATGACAAGCTTGGATACCAAATTTCTATCCAGTATGTTGTAATGGAGGGTGGCAGCTGACAACTTCCTCTGTCAGTTGTCTCTCATCCTAGGGATAATTGCTTTCGGATCTTAGATGGGCAGAAGCAGGTGGTAGCTACTCTTTTATAAAACTGCAACCTTTCGTGGCAGCTTCTTTCTTCTGGCACAGGGGTGTGGATCACAGCTTGGAAACCACTGTTCTACTCTACTCTGTGTCGCAGCATCCTGTCCCTTTTTTTGCTGATCTTTACTGCACACTGAGCTGGTCAGTGACTCTTTCTAGAACAACTAGTCTGTTTAGAACCCAGAAGTATGTATGTTTTGTTCAGATGATTCCTTCCAGTATGTACTACCTTGCATTAGTCGACACCGAAtctcctctctcctgctgtctGCTCACCTCTTCAGGGTTTCTGGTGAGCACAGGACCATGGACCTCGCTGAGTTAGTTCCTTCTGAAGTTGAAAGTCCTTTAATCTTGACTAAACTAAAATGTCACTTGCAAATTTTACAATTTTgttgttcctctctctctcttcctggtgTGGATTCCCACTGAAAGTCTTTTATCATGATGAAAATTGATCACTTATCCATATTACTTGTTTTCTGCCTTAGTCAGTTTCTAATAATCCATGACAGAATTTACTTCTTCACTCTGTGACTTCTTGGTTTTCTTAGTAGACAACATTTCTCACTAGAGGGTAAGTCCAAATTATCTGCTGTTCTTCAAACGTCAAGAAAGTAGTAGATAATTCTAGTAAAACGGAGAGCAAGGGCTTTCCTTCATAGAAACCATTCTAGTTTGTCCTTTCAGATCATGTTTTTCTCAAACACTTTCTTGAATTATTGTTTCAACCAGTTCATAGGGCACTGAAGGTGACATTTACTGGTCTCCAGTTTCCTAATATTCTATTGCTAGTATTCCATACTATCTTTTGCACACACCCCCTTCCTCTAATTTAGTAGCAGATGTTAATGAAATTCCTTCAGGTTTTTTAGATGAATATCTAGTTTTGATGTGCTGCCACTTAATTTATCAACTTGTAGCTCTTGCTCTTTTGATTCCTCAATCTGACAGTCCATCATCTTTTCTCTGAAACTTCCTCCAAATATGGAAACTTATTCCACTACCAAAGATACTGAATGTTATCTGCATAACCTGAGTGTATTCTGAATCTGTGCAGTACTTTATGGTGAGTGATCTCAGCAGTAACTCTTGATCAGTCATCTGCCCCTCCTCATGCTTGGATAACGTAATGCTAGTGGGAGCTATGTGCATACGTGGGTGTGAGGGGAAAACATCTCCTTGGAGTTTAAATTTGCAAGTGTGCGCATTTGTTCTACTCTAGAAAAGTAGTCCTCTGGCCTAGGCAGCTTTGGTAAACTGTCAGACTCACCCAACCAGCTTTTCCCATGCAGATCTTAGAAAATATTAATGGTTATACTTGCTCGTTAAATTCTTATCCAAGTCCCTGACTGGCACTTTATAAATACTGTCTCAGGGCTGATTATTCACTCTGGAGCCCTTTCTACGCTAGGGCTACTTTCTAAAAATGTGCCACCCTGGCCATCACCAGTTCAGCTCTGCCAGCATCAGGAGCCCTATTGTAAATAGTCTGTTATTGACATTCTTAATGTGTCCTGTACTCCTACTCAGTGCAAGTCTAACAGACTCCCTGTTAGCAGTCAGCTGGCGGCTGCCAGCCCTTTATCAGTAGGGTTCTCAGCATTGCTAAAAGTGGTAGAGCAGCACCATTGTTAGCAACAGTAGGGAAACAGCTTGAAAACTTCTCTCATGAATATGGGGTCTGAGTGTACAGCACTTGTCTGATAAATCAGGCTTTCACTTTTTTTAGTCCCTGGGGGACTAAGCACTTAACTCCCAAAGAGCTCTGCTCTGAATGTTGTTCACTTAAGTTTTCTTGCAACCTGAGCTGTGAAAGCTTTGAGCAGAGCTCCTAGTTGTCCAGTATCACTTACCCATTGTAGGACTCAATGTGATGTGATCTccgatttgttttcttttattacaaCTGTCAATTGAATTGATAAAGTGAAAACTTGAAAGGGCATGACACCCTAAAGAGAAACATCTTTCAAAACAGGAAACATTTTTCCATGTTGAAAATTCCCTGAAAACTTCAAATAGTGTTTTCCTGTTGTGTTATACAATAAATTATGCTCCTACATGTTTCCTGGATCCTTTCAAAGGAAGGCTTAGTCTCTGTAactataactgtattttaaagactttttttctGATACTCAAAAATAGAATTCTGGAatcgtagggctggaaggaacctcgagaggtcatctagtccagtccgctgcactcatggcaggactaagtattatctagactattggttctcaaattttgtactggtgacccctttcacatagcaagcctctgagtgtgaccccctcttataaattaaaaacacgtttttatatatttaacaccattataaatgctgggggcaaagcagggtttggggtggaggctgacagctcgtgaccccctcccatgtaataacctcacgacccctgaggggtcccgacccccaacttgagaacccctgatctagaccatccctgacaagtgtttgtctaaaaTACAGGTCATCAAGGGTGCAAAGACATAGCAGTTAGGTATTGGATATTATGGACTTGGTAGCTGTGTCTCCTGCATTGACaaaattaataaacttgtttgtacATGTGACTCAGAATAGCTACACATGCAATCCTGCATCCTAAGAAACAGCCTAATCTTGGTGGTTTAAGAGGTTTTTTAGTATTGATCAGAGTCCTATTATTGaaaatcagattggtttgactTC
It includes:
- the RAP2C gene encoding ras-related protein Rap-2c codes for the protein MREYKVVVLGSGGVGKSALTVQFVTGTFIEKYDPTIEDFYRKEIEVDSSPSVLEILDTAGTEQFASMRDLYIKNGQGFILVYSLVNQQSFQDIKPMRDQIVRVKRYEKVPLILVGNKVDLESEREVLSAEGRALAQEWGCPFMETSAKSKTMVDELFAEIVRQMNYASLPEKQDQCCTTCIVQ